In Cuculus canorus isolate bCucCan1 chromosome 9, bCucCan1.pri, whole genome shotgun sequence, the following are encoded in one genomic region:
- the LRRIQ4 gene encoding LOW QUALITY PROTEIN: leucine-rich repeat and IQ domain-containing protein 4 (The sequence of the model RefSeq protein was modified relative to this genomic sequence to represent the inferred CDS: inserted 4 bases in 4 codons; deleted 3 bases in 3 codons; substituted 4 bases at 4 genomic stop codons) — FVIFSSQKSKIRSRNSCVSAEPGASPGALAVLQLSISFEDDHDKTAEETPGTEAPKNAANPPTNITDRILFIDLANKQLXTISPEVLNLEYLKELHMEKNLIVSIPRGINLLRHMKALYSDQNHIQDMCEELRELKCLLSLDLSNXPLCSLLLGTSKLLSLRQHRLYKTNLPEIPVQIRKHLHQAELLGFSDNNPKCLSKKPVNLKKLREIYLHKNXIENFPKELCQIANLEIIGLKQDLISLFPEEADFLTNSXKLFLASNNLSSIPPTLQQRQKLAVLHLSHNLLHNLPQXLKNLTGMSVCRPSANSLEKIPHQTXCWMLLSSVYPRNTRLRAVPRSFARLSGVRILDPSENCFDEIPKGICTMKNLQVLALDDNLIQEVTAVVKGPKNSKCLSPSKSQFSVFAKDIFLLESLERLXLGQSKGIIFISPPEDINKLQNMKELHMENNCLEYLPTAISLVTCLKILDCCNNLLTQLPDSECQIQGENHMQECSTPFLFFVLQLFAFVCSGLPKLLVQNNHLFQTPKNLDSLQQLELILVDXNPMTDPPIGARGQLPSGNT, encoded by the exons tttgtaattttttcctctcagaaatCAAAAATAAGGAGCAGAAATAGCTGCGTCTCAGCAGAGCCAGGGGCCAGCCCAGGGGCACTCGCTGTCCTACAGCTGAGTATTAGTTTTGAGGATGACCATGATaagacagcagaagaaacacCAGGGACTGAAGCGCCAAAGAATGCGGCAAATCCTCCCACAAACATCACAGACAGGATA CTTTTTATTGATTTAGCCAATAAGCAATTGTGAACCATCTCGCCAGAGGTCTTGAATCTAGAATATCTGAAAGAACTGCACATGGAAAAGAACCTGATTGTAAGCATCCCCAGGGGCATCAATCTCCTGAGGCACATGAAAGCCCTTTACTCGGATCAGAATCACATACAGGATATGTGTGAAGAGCTGAGGGAGCTGAAATGTCTTCTGAGCTTAGATTTAAGTA TCCCTCTCTGTAGTTTGCTGCTAGGTACCAGCAAATTGCTGTCCCTTCGTCAGCACAGGCTCTATAAAACAAACTTGCCCGAAATCCCAGTGCAGATCCGCAAACACCTCCATCAA GCTGAACTGCTTGGCTTTTCTGACAATAATCCAAAATGTTTGTCTAAAAAACCAGTGAACCTGAAAAAACTCAGGGAAATTTACCTCCACAAAAATTGAATTGAAAATTTTCCCAAGGAACTTTGTCAAATTGCTAATTTAGAAATAATAGGTCTGAAACAGGATCTAATCAGTCTCTTCCCAGAAGAGGCAGACTTTTTGACAAACT ATAAGCTATTTTTAGCCTCTAATAACTTATCCTCCATTCCTCCTACGCTGCAACAGCGCCAGAAGCTGGCTGTGCTGCATCTGTCTCATAATCTCCTGCACAATCTTCCCC GTTTGAAGAATCTCACGGGCATGAGCGTATGCAGACCGTCTGCcaacagcctggagaagatccCACACCAGACCTGATGCTGGATGCTGCTTTCCAGTGTTTATCCGAGGAACACCAGACTGCGTGCAGTACCCAGGTCCTTCGCTAGATTAAGTGGTGTCAGGATACTAGATCCGAGTGAAAATTGCTTTGATGAGATTCCTAAAGGAATATGCACTATGAAAAATCTGCAAGTATTGGCCCTGGATGACAATCTGATACAGGAg GTAACTGCAGTGGTAAAAGGACCAAAAAATTCTAAATGCCTTAGCCCATCTAAAAGCCAATTCAGTGTCTTTGCAAAGGACATCTTCCTCCTTGAGTCCTTAGAGAGGTTATAGCTTGGACAAAGCAAAGGAATTATATTCATAAGTCCTCCAGAAGACATTAACAaactgcag AATATGAAAGAACTACACATGGAGAATAATTGTCTGGAGTATCTGCCTACAGCCATCAGCTTAGTGACCTGCTTG AAAATACTTGACTGTTGCAACAATCTCCTTACCCAGCTCCCAGATTCTGAATGCCAAATACAAGGTGAAAACCA CATGCAGGAATGCTCCACACCATTCCTGTTCTTTGTGCTGcagttgtttgcttttgtgtgttCAGGTTTGCCAAAATTGCTTGTTCAGAACAATCACCTGTTCCAGACGCCCAAGAATTTGGACAGTCTTCAGCAGCTGGAGCTCATCCTTGTGG GGAACCCTATGACAGACCCTCCCATTGGTGCCAGGGGACAGCTGCCATCTGGGAACACTTAG